Genomic DNA from Nocardioides aquaticus:
CACCGAGCCCGGGGCGGTGGCCCGCAGCCGGCTCAACCCCGTGGTGGGTCACGGCTGAGGCGGCCGGGGGCGGTCACGCGCTACAGTGGACGCGTGCCCACCCCCGAGCTGCTCCTTCCCCAGCCGCGCTGATCCCACCCCGGATCGCGCGGCCACCCCTCCTGCGTGAGGGGTTTTTTCATGCCCGCAGCAGCCCGACCCGAAGGACCCCGTGATGACCCAGACCTCCCCGACCGAGACCGCGACGGGTGACGCCGAGACCTACGACGCCGTCGCGCTGCAGGAGAAGTGGCGCGCGGTCTGGGACGAGCGCGAGCCGTTCACCGCCGACGACGACAGCCCGCGCGAGAAGCGCTACGCGCTGACGATGTTCCCCTACCCCTCCGGCGACCTGCACATGGGCCACGCGGAGGTGTTCGCACTGCACGACGTCGTCGCGCGCTACTGGCGCTTCCGCGGCTACGAGGTGATGAACCCGATCGGCTGGGACTCCTTCGGCCTGCCCGCCGAGAACGCCGCGATCCGCAACGACGAGCACCCCTCGACCTACACCTACGCCAACATCGAGACCCAGGCCGCCTCGATGCGCCACTACGGCCTGGCCTTCGACTGGAGCCGGCGGCTGCACACCTCCGACCCGGAGTACTACCGGTGGACGCAGTGGCTGTTCACGAAGTTCCGCGAGCGGGGCCTGGCCTACCGCAAGAACAGCGCGGTCAACTGGTGCCCGCAGGACCAGACCGTGCTGGCCAACGAGCAGGTCGTCGACGGCGCGTGCGAGCGCTGCGGCGCCGAGGTCACCAAGCGCGAGCTGACCCAGTGGTACTTCCGGATCACCGACTACGCCGAGGAGCTGCTCAGCGAGCTGGACGCGCTGGAGGCGACCTGGCCGAACCGCGTGGTCACGGCCCAGCGGAACTGGATCGGCCGCTCCGAGGGCGCCCACGTCTCCTTCGTCGTCGAGGGTCGCGAGGAGCCGCTGCGCGTCTACACCACGCGCCCCGACACCGTCTTCGGTGCGACCTTCATGGTGGTCGCCGCCGACGCCCCGCTGGCCGCCGAGCTGTGCACCGACGAGCAGCAGGAGGCGCTGGAGGCCTACCGGGCGGAGGTGCGGCGCGCGAGCGACATCGAGCGCCTGGCCACCGACCGCCCCAAGACCGGCGTCTTCCTGGGCGTCCACGCCACCAACCCGGTCACCGGCGCGCAGGTCCCGGTGTGGGCCTCCGACTACGTGCTGGCCGACTACGGCACCGGCGCCATCATGGCGGTGCCCGGCCAGGACCAGCGCGACTGGGAGTTCGCGGCCCGCTTCGACCTGCCCGTCATCCGGACCGTGCAGCCGCCGGCCGACTTCGAGGGCGAGGCGTTCACCGGTGACGGTGCGGCGATCAACTCCGCCAATGACGAGATCGACCTGGACGGCATGGGGGTGGCCGAGGCCAAGGCCGTGGTCATCCCGTGGCTGGAGTCGAAGGGCCTGGGCGAGGGCACGGTCAACTACCGGCTGCGCGACTGGCTGCTGTCGCGCCAGCGCTACTGGGGCGTGCCGATCCCGGTCGTGCACTGCCCCTCCTGCGGCGAGGTCGACGTCCCCGAGGACCAGCTGCCCGTCGAGCTGCCCGAGCTGCGCGGCGCGGACCTGAAGCCGAAGGGCGTCTCGCCGCTGGCCGCGGCCGAGGACTGGGTGAACGTCGACTGCCCGTCCTGCGGTGGCCCCGCGAAGCGTGACAGCGACACGATGGACACCTTCGTGGACTCGTCGTGGTACTTCCTGCGCTACTGCTCGCCGCGCTACACCGGCGGCCCGTTCGACCCGGCGGTGACCAACGCCTGGATGAACGTCGACCTCTACATCGGCGGCGTCGAGCACGCCGTGCTGCACCTGCTGTACGCCCGCTTCTTCACCAAGGTGCTGCGCGACATGGGCCTGCTGGAGACCGGCGAGCCGTTCGGCGCGCAGCTGAACCAGGGCTTCGTGATCAACCAGGGCAAGAAGATGAGCAAGTCCCTGGGCAACGGGGTCAACCTGGGCGCGCAGCTGGACGAGTTCGGCGTCGACGCGGTGCGGCTGACGCTGGTCTTCGCCGGACCGCCCGAGGACGACATCGACTGGTCGGAGATGAGCCCGTCCGGCTCGCTGCGCTTCCTGCAGCGCGCCTGGCGGCTGGCCGGTGACGTCACCAGCGCGCCGGGGACCGACCCGGCCGGCGGCGACGCCGCGCTGCGCTCGGTCACCCACCGCACCGTCGAGGAGGTGCAGCGCCTGGTCGAGGGTCACAAGTTCAACGTGGTCGTCGCCCGCACCATGGAGCTGGTCAACGCCACCCGCAAGGCCATCGACACCGGTGCCGGACCGGCCGACCCGGCGGTGCGCGAGGCCGCGGAGACGGTCGCGCAGCTGCTGAGCCTGGTCGCGCCGTACGTCGCCGAGGAGATGTGGGAGCGCCTGGGCCACGAGCCCTGCGTGGCGCAGTCGACCTGGCTGGACGTCGACCCGGCCCTGCTGGTGCAGGCCTCGGTGACCGCCGTCGTCCAGGTCCAGGGCAAGGTCCGCGCGCGGCTCGAGGTCAGCCCCGACGTCACGCCTGCGGACCTCGAGGCGGCCGCGCTGGCCGACGAGGGCGTGCAGCGCGCGATCGAGGGCCGCGAGGTCCGCAAGGTGGTCGTCCGCGCACCGAAGCTCGTCAACGTCGTGGTCTGACGTCCGCGGTGACGGTGCAGCGGGCGGGTGCGGGTCCGACGGCTCCCCACCCGGCGAGCCGTCGGGGGGTCCTGGCCGCCGCCGGGCTCACCGGCCTCGGGGTGGGGCGGCGACGGTGGGCGGCGGCCCGGCCGCCGCCGGCCAGCGCCCCACCGCGGCCGCACCGCCCACCCGCCGTGACCCGTTCACGCTCGGCGTCGCCTCGGGGGACCCCGACGCGGACGGCTTCGTGATCTGGACCCGCCTGGCCGTCCGCCCGCTCGACGACGACGGCCGGGGCGGGATGCCGTCGCGCCGCTACCCGGTGGACTGGGAGGTGGCCACCGACCGGCGCTTCCGCCGGGTCGTGCGCCGCGGCACCGCGCGCGTCGGGCCGCGGACCGCGCACGCGCTGCACGTCGAGCTGTCCGGCCTCGAGCCGGGCCGTGAGTACCACTACCGCTTCCGCCTCGGTCGGCACGTGTCCCCGGCGGGCATCACGCGGACCGCGCCGGCGGCCGGGTCCCGGGTGGCGTCGCTGGCGATGGCGTTCGCCTCCTGCGCGAACTACCCCGTCGGCCACTTCACCGCCTACCGCCGCCTGGCCGACGAGCAGCCGGACCTGGTCGTGCACCTCGGGGACTACCAGTACGAGGGCGCCGCCGCGGCCAGCGCGGTCCGGCGGCCCCACGTCGGTCCCGAGACGGTGACCCTGGCGAACTACCGGCAGCGCCTCGCGCAGTACAAGACCGACCCCGACCTGCAGGCCGCGCACGCCGTCGCGCCGTGGCTGGTGGTCTGGGACGACCACGAGGTCGACAACAACTACGCCGGCCTGGTCCCGGCCCGGGCGGGGGAGACGGCCGGCTTCGCGCGGCGTCGCGCGGCGGCGTACCGCGCCTACTACGAGAACATGCCGCTGCGTCGCCGGTCGCTTCCCCGGGGCACGGACCTGCGCCTGTTCCGCCGGGTCGGGTGGGGCTCGCTGGCCACCTTCCACCTGCTCGACACCCGGCAGTACCGCTCGGACCAGGCGTGCGGCAGCGGCTACCAGGACTGCCCCGCGGCGGCCGACCCCGCGCGTACCCTCACCGGCGGTGAGCAGGCGGCGTGGCTGGACCGCGGTCTGCGCAGCTCGAGCGCGCGGTGGGACCTGCTGGCCCAGCAGGTCTTCTTCGGCGCCCGCGACAGCGACCCCTCGGCGGCGCGGACGGTGGCGACCGACGCCTGGGACGGGTACCCGGCCTCCCGCGACCGGGTGGTGTCGTCCTGGGTCGACGGCGGGGTGCGCAACCCGGTGGTGCTCACCGGCGACGTGCACGCGCACTGGGTCTCGGACCTCTACCGCGACCAGGCCGACCGCTCGTCGGGACTCGTGGGCACCGAGCTGGTGACCTCCTCGATCACCTCCGGCGGCGACGGCTACGACTCGGCCACGGGGGAGCACCCGTGGTTCGCCCAGAACCCGAACCTGCGGTTCTGGGCCAACCTGCGCGGCTACGTCAGCACCACGATCACCCCCGACGCGGTGAACGCCCGGTTCCGGTGCTTGCCGTCGGTGACCGACCGGGACGCCGAGGCCTTCACCCGCGCGGAGTGGAAGGTCGAGGACGGCGTGCCCGGCGCCCGACGGGTCTCGGACTCGCCGCTGCCGGCCGGGTCGGCGGCGCGACGCCGGGTCCCGAGCGACGCCGAGATCGTCGCGGACACCATCGAGCAGGAGACCGGCGTCCGTCCCTGACCCGCCGCGGCAGTAGGTTGCGCGCATGCCGATCGCCCGGGTCGCCGTCGTCACGGACTCCACCGCGAGCCTGCCTGCCGACGTCGTCGCGGCGCACGCGCTGACCGTCGTGCCGCTGCAGGTCGTCCTCGGCCCGCACGCCCACCTCGAGGGGTCGCCGGAGGCCACGCCGGGCCGCGTCGCGCAGGCACTGCGCGACCACGTGCCGGTGAGCACGTCGCGACCGGCCCCGGCCCGGATGCTGGAGGCCTACCGGGCGGCGGCCGACGCCGGGGCCGAGGCCGTCGTCTCGGTGCACCTGTCGGGGCAGATGAGTGGCACCGTCGAGGCCGCCCAGCTGGCCCGGCGGGAGTCGCCGGTGCCGGTGACGGTGGTCGACACGCGGCAGGTCGGGTTCGGGACCGGGTACGCCGCGGTCACCGCGGCGGAGGTGCTCGCGGCCGGTGGCGGGGTCGAGGAGGCCGCGGCCGCAGCACGGGAACGGGCCGCGGCGTGCTCGGCCCTGTTCTACGTCGACACCCTGGAGTACCTGCGGCGGGGCGGCCGGGTCGGCGCGGCCGCTGCCCTGCTCGGCGGGGCGCTCGCGGTCAAGCCGCTGCTGACGATCGAGGACGGCGTGGTGGGCAGCCTCGAGCGGGTCCGTACCTCGGCCCGGGCGCTCGCGCGGCTGGAGGAGCTGGCCGTCGAGCGGGCCGGGTCCGGCCCGGTGGACGTCGGCGTCGCGCACCTGGCCAGCAAGGAGCGTGCCGCCGCCCTCACGGCCGCGCTGCGCGAGCGTCTCGCCGACCAGCTCGAGGGCCGCGACGTGTGGTGCGCCGAGCTCGGGGCTGTCCTGGGGGCGCACGTGGGGCCCGGGACGATCGCGGTCTGCGTGGCGCCGCGCACCTGACCGGCCCGAGCACGTCCACAGGGACGTGTCCGGCGGCGTCGTCCACCGGTGCGGGTCGACTGCCTGCGCCGGACCGCGCTCGCTTCCTAGCGTCGCGTCCATGCGCCCGCCCACCGACTCCGTCCGCGGCTCGTACGACGACGTCCTCCAGCGCCGCCGGGACGCGCTGCGGGTGCGGCCGCCCGACCCGGACCCCGCCACCCCACCGACGCCCGGGGTGACGCCCGGGGTGACGCCCGGCCCGGGAGACCCGTACGTGCTGCCGGTGCCGGGTCGGCACGTCTCGCGCCGCGCCGCCCAGGAGCCTCGCGCGGTGGCCGGCCGGGCCGTGGGGGAGGTGGTCGCCGGTGTCGTGCCGGCGCCGCTGCGCGGGCGGGTCGGGCTCGGGGGCGCCCAGCTGGCTGTGCTGGCGGTCGTGGTCGCGGTGGCCCTCAGCGTGACGGCGTGGTGGGTGCTGCGGGCCGACGCCCGGACGGTCGAGGCCCCGGCGCCGGCGGCGGGGCTCGAGCCGGCGGCGGACCTGGTCGCGCTGGAGCCGGCGGCGGCCACGCCCGTGCCCTCCGAGCCGGCGCAGGCCTCGGCGCCCGGGGAGGCGGCGTCGGCGGCACCCGCGCCGGCCGAGGGGGAGGTGACGGTCGACGTCGCCGGCGAGGTGCGCCGCCCGGGTGTGGTCACGCTGGCGGCGGGCGCGCGGGTGGTGGACGCGCTCGGCGAGGCCGGCGGGGCGCGGCCCGGGGTCGACCTCTCCCCGTTGAACCTCGCCCGCGTGCTCGTGGACGGCGAGCAGGTCCTGGTCGGTGCGCCGAGCACCGGGGCGACCACCGCGGGAGCCCCCGCGTCCGGGGCCGCGCCCACCGCGCCGGCGCCGGCCGCTGCGGCCCCGCCGGGCCTGGTCGACCTCAACACCGCCGACGTGACGGCCCTGGAGGAGCTGCCCGAGGTGGGACCCGTCACGGCGGCCGCGATCGTGGCCTGGCGGGAGGAGAACGGCGGGTTCACCGCGGTGGAGGAGCTGCTCGAGGTGGACGGGATCGGGGACGCGACTCACGGACTGTAACCCGATAGGATGGGTCCTGTGAAGAACACGCCCAAGAATCCCGCGCTGCTGGTGCGAATCTCCGACGACAAGGCCGAGGATCGGGCCGGCGTCGGACGCCAGGAGGCAGACACCCGCGCTCTGGCTGTGCGCCTGGGGTGGGGGACTGGTGAAGTGTTCGTGGAGAACGACACCTCGGCATTCAAGCGCCGAGCGGTGACACTCCCCGACGGCTCGACCGGACTGCGCGTGTTCCGACCAGAGTTCCGCCGCTTGCTCGATGCCATCACCGTGGGCCAGGTGGACGGTCTGATCGCCTACCACCTTGACCGTGTGGCCCGAGATCCCCGCGACCTTGAAGACCTGATCGACGCCGTCGAGCTGACCCGCATCCCCGTCGACTCTGTGACTGGCTCCCTGCGCCTGGCATCGGACGCTGACATCACCATGGCCCGCATCGGGGTCGCCATCGCTAACCAGTCCAGCCGTGATGCCTCCCGACGCATCCGGCGCAAGATGGACGAGCTGGCCGAGGCCGGGACCTACTCAGGTGGGGGAGCGCGGCGCTACGGCTACGAGCCAGACGGGATGACAGTCAGGCCCGACGAGGCCGAGGTTCTGCGCTACGCGGCCCACAGGGTGCTCGAGGGTGCGTCGGTGACTGCTGTCGGCCGCGAGCTCGACGAGCAGGGCCACCGACCCGTCAAGGCTCAGCGGTGGTCGAGCAAGACGCTGGGGGACCAGCTCCGATCCGCCCGTGTCGCCGGCCTGCGCGTGCACCGCGGGGAGATCGTGGGGGAGGCTGCCTGGCCGGCCATCCTCGAGCGGGACACCTGGGAGCAGGTGTTAGTGGCGCTCAACTCTCGGCGCACCTATGACAACCGCCGCGAGCTGGCGCACTGGCTCGGCGGACTGCTGTTCTGCGATCGCTGCGGCCATGCCCTACAGGCCAACTTTGTGCGGGAGGGCGTCCATCGCTACTGGTGCCATAGCGGCCACCGGCGGGGAGGGTGTGGGCGCATCGCGATCCAGGGCGAGGGTGCCGAGCGGGAGGCCGAGCGCCAGGTGGTCGAGTACCTGTCTCGTCCCGACGTCGCTGAGCGACTGGCCGAGGTCACCTCACGCCGTGGCGCCGACCGC
This window encodes:
- a CDS encoding recombinase family protein; the protein is MKNTPKNPALLVRISDDKAEDRAGVGRQEADTRALAVRLGWGTGEVFVENDTSAFKRRAVTLPDGSTGLRVFRPEFRRLLDAITVGQVDGLIAYHLDRVARDPRDLEDLIDAVELTRIPVDSVTGSLRLASDADITMARIGVAIANQSSRDASRRIRRKMDELAEAGTYSGGGARRYGYEPDGMTVRPDEAEVLRYAAHRVLEGASVTAVGRELDEQGHRPVKAQRWSSKTLGDQLRSARVAGLRVHRGEIVGEAAWPAILERDTWEQVLVALNSRRTYDNRRELAHWLGGLLFCDRCGHALQANFVREGVHRYWCHSGHRRGGCGRIAIQGEGAEREAERQVVEYLSRPDVAERLAEVTSRRGADRARTDLAADEHQLRDLSRMWAEKAITLDEYAEARKIIQARIDGAKAVQMAQVPEAARKVLAAADPAAAFRSLNPTRKRETARVLLASLGYKGWKVEPHDASKARRFDPSRMALMEVDR
- a CDS encoding ComEA family DNA-binding protein; the encoded protein is MRPPTDSVRGSYDDVLQRRRDALRVRPPDPDPATPPTPGVTPGVTPGPGDPYVLPVPGRHVSRRAAQEPRAVAGRAVGEVVAGVVPAPLRGRVGLGGAQLAVLAVVVAVALSVTAWWVLRADARTVEAPAPAAGLEPAADLVALEPAAATPVPSEPAQASAPGEAASAAPAPAEGEVTVDVAGEVRRPGVVTLAAGARVVDALGEAGGARPGVDLSPLNLARVLVDGEQVLVGAPSTGATTAGAPASGAAPTAPAPAAAAPPGLVDLNTADVTALEELPEVGPVTAAAIVAWREENGGFTAVEELLEVDGIGDATHGL
- the leuS gene encoding leucine--tRNA ligase is translated as MTQTSPTETATGDAETYDAVALQEKWRAVWDEREPFTADDDSPREKRYALTMFPYPSGDLHMGHAEVFALHDVVARYWRFRGYEVMNPIGWDSFGLPAENAAIRNDEHPSTYTYANIETQAASMRHYGLAFDWSRRLHTSDPEYYRWTQWLFTKFRERGLAYRKNSAVNWCPQDQTVLANEQVVDGACERCGAEVTKRELTQWYFRITDYAEELLSELDALEATWPNRVVTAQRNWIGRSEGAHVSFVVEGREEPLRVYTTRPDTVFGATFMVVAADAPLAAELCTDEQQEALEAYRAEVRRASDIERLATDRPKTGVFLGVHATNPVTGAQVPVWASDYVLADYGTGAIMAVPGQDQRDWEFAARFDLPVIRTVQPPADFEGEAFTGDGAAINSANDEIDLDGMGVAEAKAVVIPWLESKGLGEGTVNYRLRDWLLSRQRYWGVPIPVVHCPSCGEVDVPEDQLPVELPELRGADLKPKGVSPLAAAEDWVNVDCPSCGGPAKRDSDTMDTFVDSSWYFLRYCSPRYTGGPFDPAVTNAWMNVDLYIGGVEHAVLHLLYARFFTKVLRDMGLLETGEPFGAQLNQGFVINQGKKMSKSLGNGVNLGAQLDEFGVDAVRLTLVFAGPPEDDIDWSEMSPSGSLRFLQRAWRLAGDVTSAPGTDPAGGDAALRSVTHRTVEEVQRLVEGHKFNVVVARTMELVNATRKAIDTGAGPADPAVREAAETVAQLLSLVAPYVAEEMWERLGHEPCVAQSTWLDVDPALLVQASVTAVVQVQGKVRARLEVSPDVTPADLEAAALADEGVQRAIEGREVRKVVVRAPKLVNVVV
- a CDS encoding DegV family protein, with protein sequence MPIARVAVVTDSTASLPADVVAAHALTVVPLQVVLGPHAHLEGSPEATPGRVAQALRDHVPVSTSRPAPARMLEAYRAAADAGAEAVVSVHLSGQMSGTVEAAQLARRESPVPVTVVDTRQVGFGTGYAAVTAAEVLAAGGGVEEAAAAARERAAACSALFYVDTLEYLRRGGRVGAAAALLGGALAVKPLLTIEDGVVGSLERVRTSARALARLEELAVERAGSGPVDVGVAHLASKERAAALTAALRERLADQLEGRDVWCAELGAVLGAHVGPGTIAVCVAPRT
- a CDS encoding alkaline phosphatase D family protein; translated protein: MGGGPAAAGQRPTAAAPPTRRDPFTLGVASGDPDADGFVIWTRLAVRPLDDDGRGGMPSRRYPVDWEVATDRRFRRVVRRGTARVGPRTAHALHVELSGLEPGREYHYRFRLGRHVSPAGITRTAPAAGSRVASLAMAFASCANYPVGHFTAYRRLADEQPDLVVHLGDYQYEGAAAASAVRRPHVGPETVTLANYRQRLAQYKTDPDLQAAHAVAPWLVVWDDHEVDNNYAGLVPARAGETAGFARRRAAAYRAYYENMPLRRRSLPRGTDLRLFRRVGWGSLATFHLLDTRQYRSDQACGSGYQDCPAAADPARTLTGGEQAAWLDRGLRSSSARWDLLAQQVFFGARDSDPSAARTVATDAWDGYPASRDRVVSSWVDGGVRNPVVLTGDVHAHWVSDLYRDQADRSSGLVGTELVTSSITSGGDGYDSATGEHPWFAQNPNLRFWANLRGYVSTTITPDAVNARFRCLPSVTDRDAEAFTRAEWKVEDGVPGARRVSDSPLPAGSAARRRVPSDAEIVADTIEQETGVRP